The following are encoded together in the Drosophila biarmipes strain raj3 chromosome 3L, RU_DBia_V1.1, whole genome shotgun sequence genome:
- the LOC108028169 gene encoding uncharacterized protein LOC108028169: MGCASSTPMVATAGSEMLKAASHVKQKGEAVVEDASETLTTTLDTAKETVGTAVAGITNELGNAFKEGTQALDEAKHKVMEGLHLEEPKETEEKTDPEEATMSTSRAPTPQLKEEDADSLKTSTPEPEIERALANEEESPPSPKPTLQEMVQLSAEVSLVAEAIAPPAAESTESTAPEVPAPATSTESSAPVESRKVRRKKDKEPQRPSTTEWEKFADQLAKSKKFKPYESFAHSQNKFSVYQDYTSLRDKPNHYDGHFSGGNSLSASQSDLSSGHITPAPTRRGQREFAKFVGSEQPGSISRSSSRLSNPATSRTFDFNPQRERISLPVTTRIGSGIQRTPAERISGWGRGRPTPLAEEPGYGRRMSTGVLQQHLRPEREKFLSTGSRRAVHPSTPIRDAKREKTSKKQPAKNLSSRESSYLEFDSHRIDKSPLTITKPISRDMVRSREPSFHEFDSIKAHKSPIKVSNLTKETQTASSKDSKLLKADQSPMRIKKPSTQEVVRSREPSYIEFDSLKGDQSPLRVKSLAKEVFRSIQPSYIDLNSYKADKSPFRMPQTVVLNEDSKLEEKETNDHHTSLEQLPQTDLSPSEETHTPTNQLLSSASRTPQKMKNPVEKAKVSTSKRPSPSASRASSARSSDSSNLDVIIQPMSSLNTPSIKSFTQSPDQVVMEGYEDSDLEAALARLEILRGSTATLHSLRSCSPGKHTYTASLLSSRRTSPWVNRKNYGGTIAKEKKPSTLVDGPRKSSETSHQALERCDICYNEFIIN; encoded by the exons ATGGGCTGTGCCAGCAGCACtcccatggttgcaacggcgGGCAGCGAAATGCTGAAAGCCGCCAGCCATGTCAAGCAGAAGGGCGAGGCCGTCGTGGAag ACGCCTCTGAGACGCTGACCACCACTTTGGACACGGCCAAGGAGACCGTTGGAACGGCGGTGGCGGGAATAACCAACGAGCTGGGCAACGCCTTCAAGGAGGGCACTCAGGCTCTGGACGAGGCCAAGCACAAGGTCATGGAGGGCCTGCATCTGGAAGAACCAAAGGAAACCGAGGAGAAAACAGATCCTGAAGAGGCTACTATGAGCACTTCCCGGGCTCCAACTCCGCAACTAAAAGAGGAAGATGCAGATAGCCTGAAGACCTCTACGCCGGAACCGGAAATCGAAAGGGCTCTGGCCAACGAGGAGGAGAGTCCGCCCAGTCCGAAACCCACGCTGCAGGAGATGGTTCAGCTGAGCGCCGAGGTCTCCCTGGTGGCAGAGGCAATAGCACCTCCTGCCGCAGAATCAACCGAATCAACTGCACCTGAGGTACCCGCACCTGCAACCTCAACCGAATCCTCCGCCCCCGTGGA AAGTCGTAAAGTTCGTCGTAAAAAGGACAAAGAGCCGCAAAGACCCAGTACCACCGAGTGGGAGAAGTTCGCGGACCAGTTGGCCAAGAGCAAGAAGTTCAAGCCCTACGAGAGTTTCGCCCATAGTCAGAACAAGTTCTCCGTTTACCAGGATTACACAAGCCTGCGGGACAAGCCGAATCACTACGATGGTCATTTCAGTGGCGGAAACTCGCTGAGTGCCTCCCAGTCGGATCTGTCCAGTGGTCACATAACTCCCGCCCCCACTCGTCGGGGTCAGCGGGAGTTCGCCAAGTTCGTGGGCTCCGAGCAGCCGGGCAGCATTTCACGCTCCAGTTCCAGGCTCTCGAACCCCGCCACTTCCAGGACCTTCGACTTCAATCCCCAACGCGAACGCATCAGTCTTCCAGTCACCACACGCATTGGTTCCGGTATCCAAAGAACTCCCGCGGAAAGGATTTCCGGTTGGGGCAGAGGAAGGCCCACTCCTTTGGCGGAGGAACCCGGTTATGGACGCAGGATGAGCACGGGGGTCCTCCAACAGCACCTGCGACCTGAGAGGGAGAAGTTCCTGAGCACTGGTAGCCGCCGAGCAGTACATCCCAGTACCCCAATAAGGGACGCTAAAAGGGAAAAGACCTCCAAGAAACAGCCTGCCAAGAACCTTTCTTCTAGAGAGTCGTCTTACTTGGAGTTTGATTCTCACAGAATCGACAAAAGTCCACTAACGATAACCAAACCTATTTCAAGGGATATGGTCCGCTCCAGAGAACCATCTTTCCATGAATTTGATTCCATAAAGGCACATAAGAGTCCGATTAAAGTATCAAATTTAACAAAGGAAACGCAGACTGCATCTTCTAAGGATTCCAAGCTCTTAAAAGCTGACCAAAGCCCCATGAGAATAAAAAAACCTTCGACCCAGGAGGTCGTAAGATCTAGAGAGCCCTCCTATATTGAATTCGATTCCTTAAAAGGTGATCAGAGTCCGCTGAGGGTAAAATCTTTGGCAAAGGAAGTATTTCGATCTATACAGCCGTCCTACATTGATCTTAATTCCTATAAAGCAGATAAAAGTCCCTTCAGAATGCCACAGACTGTAGTATTAAATGAAGATTCTAAGCTAGAAGAAAAGGAAACCAATGATCATCATACTTCCCTCGAGCAACTACCTCAGACAGATCTCAGCCCAAGTGAGGAAACTCACACCCCAACCAACCAACTTTTATCCTCTGCATCTCGTACACCTCAAAAGATGAAAAACCCTGTGGAAAAGGCCAAGGTTTCCACTTCAAAGAGACCATCACCTTCAGCTTCGCGTGCTTCCAGCGCTAGATCTTCAGACAGCAGCAACTTAGATGTGATAATCCAGCCCATGAGCAGTCTGAACACACCCAGTATCAAGTCCTTTACCCAGTCACCAGATCAAGTGGTAATGGAGGGCTACGAGGATTCCGACTTGGAGGCAGCGCTGGCCAGGCTGGAAATCCTGAGAGGATCCACGGCCACTCTGCATTCGCTGAGATCCTGCAGTCCTGGCAAACACACCTACACAGCTTCCCTACTGAGTTCCCGACGAACTTCGCCTTGGGTGAACCGCAAGAACTACGGAGGCACTATAGCCAAGGAAAAGAAACCATCTACATTGGTGGATGGTCCCAGGAAATCCTCAGAGACCAGCCATCAAGCCCTCGAACGCTGCGATATTTGCTATAATGAGTTTATTATAAACTAA